CGTGATTCTGCTCAGCGAAGCTGACATATTCCTATCAGAATCACTGCGCATCCTCGCGGAGCGTTTATCTCAGTCGGAGATTGGACTCCCACTGAGATAAATTTGCTATTACTCACCACCTAAAGAGGTGGGAGTCTTCTCGACTGAGATAAAAATCTTCTGGTAGGATTGGTAGTACAGTGTACAATGTAGATTTCGCAGGCACTGGTACGCGCAAAGCCCATTTTTAAGAAATTATTTTACAAGGTTTCAGTGATACTTTTATCACGTTAATGTAACAGTGTTGTAAAATAATAAAATTTCTTATTGACAACAGAGGATAATGCTTATACAATAAAGAACGAAGACAAAGATGTCGGAAAGCTTGCAGACTAACTGCATGCTTTTTCTAGTTTTAGGAGGTAGATTAGAATGTCATACGTAGATGAAGTCATTGAATTAGTAGTGAAAAAAAATCCAGCAGAACCTGAATTTCATCAGGCAGTAAAAGAGGTATTAGAGTCTCTTCGTGTAGTAGTAGAAGCAAATGAAGAAAAATTCCGTAAAGATGCTTTACTTGAAAGATTGGTTGAGCCAGAAAGACAGATTAAATTCCGCGTTCCATGGGTAGATGATAAAGGACAGGTACAGGTTAATACAGGATATCGTGTACAGTTTAATAGTGCTATTGGACCATACAAAGGAGGACTTCGTCTGCATCCATCTGTTAACCTTGGAATTATCAAATTCCTTGGATTTGAGCAGATCTTTAAAAACTCTTTGACAGGTCTTCCAATCGGTGGAGGTAAAGGTGGATCAGATTTCGATCCTAAGGGAAAATCAGACAGAGAAGTTATGGCGTTCTGCCAGAGCTTTATGACAGAGCTTTGCAAATATATCGGAGCTGATACAGATGTTCCAGCAGGAGATATCGGAACAGGTGCAAGAGAGATTGGTTATATGTTCGGACAGTACAAGAGAATCCGTGGACTGTATGAAGGTGTTCTGACAGGTAAAGGATTAAGCTATGGTGGATCTTTAGCTCGTACAGAGGCTACTGGATATGGTCTGTTATATTTCACAGAAGAGATGCTGAAATTAAACGGACAGGATATCGCAGGTAAGACAGTAGCAGTTTCTGGTGCTGGTAACGTAGCAATCTATGCAACAGAAAAGGCTCAGCAGCTTGGTGCTAAAGTTGTAACAGTAAGTGATTCTACAGGATGGGTATATGATCCAGACGGAATCGATGTTGCAGCACTGAAAGAAATCAAAGAAGTAAAACGTGCAAGACTTACAGAATATAAGAATTATCGTCCAAATTCAGAATATCATGAAGGAAGAGGCGTATGGAATGTCAAAGTAGATATTGCTCTTCCATGTGCTACACAGAATGAACTTCATCTTGAGGATGCAAAAGCACTTGTTGCTAATGGATGTATAGCTGTTGCAGAAGGTGCTAATATGCCTACAACAATGGAAGCTACAGAGTACTTACAGGAGCATGGAGTACTGTTTGCACCAGGTAAAGCATCTAATGCCGGTGGTGTTGCTACATCTGCACTTGAGATGTCACAGAACAGTGAGAGATTGAGCTGGACATTTGAAGAAGTAGATTCTAAACTGAAAAATATCATGGTTAATATTTGCCATAATGCAGCTGATGCAGCTGAAAAATACGGATTTAAAGGCAACTATGTTGTAGGTGCTAACATTGCCGGATTTGAGAAAGTTGCTGACGCTATGACAGCTCAGGGAATCTGCTAATCAGATAAAAAATGATTGACATTTTAAAATTAAAATTGTATAGTTACCTTGTAAAAGGGAGTAATCGACGTACATAGTGCGTTCACGATGTCGTCAATACGATGGGTCTACCTATCCGTATCGTGATGAAATGATGAGACTTTTGCTGTATCATAATTAGATTGATACAGCAAAAGTCTCTTTTTTTATATATTAGCAAAAGTTTTTTTCCTAATATGTAAAATGATTCCTTTTAAATAATTTGAAAGAAGGAGAGAACTGGTATGAAAGAATACTATCATATGACTGGTGAAGAAGTCTGTCAAAGTGTGAATGGAACTCTGGAACCATTGACAGAATCGCAGGTGAAAGAACATATTGCAAAATATGGCCGGAATGAAATTGAGACTGTAGGAAAGAAATCTGTACTACAGTTGTTTTTGGAACAATTCAAAGATTTTTTAGTTATTATACTAATCATTTCTGCAATCGTATCTGGTGTGCTTGGAGATTGGGAAAGTGCGCTTGTAATATTGGTTGTAATTACGATG
This Ruminococcus hominis DNA region includes the following protein-coding sequences:
- the gdhA gene encoding NADP-specific glutamate dehydrogenase, translated to MSYVDEVIELVVKKNPAEPEFHQAVKEVLESLRVVVEANEEKFRKDALLERLVEPERQIKFRVPWVDDKGQVQVNTGYRVQFNSAIGPYKGGLRLHPSVNLGIIKFLGFEQIFKNSLTGLPIGGGKGGSDFDPKGKSDREVMAFCQSFMTELCKYIGADTDVPAGDIGTGAREIGYMFGQYKRIRGLYEGVLTGKGLSYGGSLARTEATGYGLLYFTEEMLKLNGQDIAGKTVAVSGAGNVAIYATEKAQQLGAKVVTVSDSTGWVYDPDGIDVAALKEIKEVKRARLTEYKNYRPNSEYHEGRGVWNVKVDIALPCATQNELHLEDAKALVANGCIAVAEGANMPTTMEATEYLQEHGVLFAPGKASNAGGVATSALEMSQNSERLSWTFEEVDSKLKNIMVNICHNAADAAEKYGFKGNYVVGANIAGFEKVADAMTAQGIC